A stretch of DNA from Macrotis lagotis isolate mMagLag1 chromosome X, bilby.v1.9.chrom.fasta, whole genome shotgun sequence:
TCATGTGGGTGATCCCTTCTTCCAGTGATCCCTTGGGCTCCAGATAACTTGACAGTCTCCAGTGTGAATGATTCCCAGTTGGAGCTCAGCTGGACTGGCAGTTACAAGGCCATCTGTCTGCAGCACCTAGTCCAATATAAGAGTGACATCGACTCTAGCTGGACAGTGAGTGAAGGGGCTTGGcgtggaggtggggagggagggaaccAGCCCCAGGATAATCACTGACTCCCAGGGGCCCTTATCTTCCCCTGGtttccaggtctttttttttttttttttgccctcgGGCCCCACTTCCAAATGGTTCCCAATGTGGGAGGTTGGACTAAGTCTGAATGGTCATTAAAGAGAATGTAGAAAGTTGGCATTCTAGGTCAAGGGACTGGTCTGGGCAGTGCCATTAGACCCCAGACAGAGTGGAAGGAAAGTGATTCCCCCTGGCATCCAGGGCTCTAAAGGTGATCTCCCAAGGGAGAGAGGGCTGGCTTTGCACTGAGAGGTTCTGGTTCCAATTCCATTTCTGCCAGGACTTTGGCTCCCCTTCTCTGACCTTTGGTttcttcctcagtaaaatgaaggggctgtgctaaacaacccccccccttttctctgaaCCTCTAGCAACAGGATGAGTGTCAAGAGAGAGGAACTGAGGAGGGGGTACCCTGATCAGGGGCATCCTCTCCTCTTTGCTCACAACTCTCTGGCCtcctcttccctcaaggaacagGCTGTCCACCAGATGCAGCAGTTCGTCCTGCCCAGTGTAGATGAGCACAAGCTTTACACCTTCCGGGTCCGAAGCCGCTTCAGTCCTTACTGTGGCAGTGCCAAGGAATGGAGTCCATGGAGTCCTGTAGTTCAATGGGGGAGCAAAAGCCCAAGGGGTAAAAGCCTCTGACCCCAAACTCTGCCTCTAATCCCTAAAACTaatcctcttttctctcccaccTCAGTCACCCTTCCCTCTATCCAGCCCAGAGGAGCACCCCCCCTTCCCTGGGTTGTTCTGCTACTTTTCCATCTGGGTGTGGGTGAGAGTGGAGGGAAGTTGGGAAGGGGCAGTCACATTGAGGTCCCCTCCTTCCATGCCTTAGACCAGCCTTCACTGACCTTGCTGGAGACTGTACTGGTGCCTGTTGGCCTTCTGACTGGCTTCATCTTCCTCATTGCCATGCTTACCCGGCTGGAGCGGTGAGACTTATGGAAGGGGGGGCTccagggagggggtggggggaccCAACAGGAAAAAGGGTCCCAGGCAGCTCAGCCAGCTACTGAAGAGGGATCTCCCAGACCCCTGCCTCACTTGGTTGCCAATGGGGACCCTGGAAGCAGAATCTTGACACTGCCTAATCTGTCCCCCCAGGGTATGGGTCATCTTGATGCCCCGAATCCCCACCCTCAAGAACCTAGATGACCTGCTTACCACACACCAGGGAAATTTCTCGGTAAGAGCATATACAGACAGAGTCTGCCTGTTTGCCAGGAAGCCCCCCCAGCATATGGACACTGTTTTTGTGTGGTGAGGGTGACCATTCTAGCTGGCAGGATGTGGTCCAGAGGCTAAGGGGGTGGGGGTCAATGCATCAGGGAGGAAGACCTAAGGTAACCAGGAGAATCCCTGCCTCCTCAGTAGCCTACCTCCCTTCCCCTGGGCTTTGGGaaccttcccttcttctcccctcccctctccccctttccataaATTGACCTCTGGTCTTGGGTGACTATCTGTTCTTAGACGTGGAGCGGCGTGTCCAAGGGACTGGCTGAAAGTCTGCAGCCAGACTACAGTGAGAGGTTATGTCTTGTGAGCGAGCTCCCCCAGAAGGCTGGGGCCCAAACCGAGGGCTCTGGGGGTTCCCCTGGCAGCCAGCACAGCCCTTATTGGACCCCTCCCCCATGCTACAACCCGGACCCTGAGCAACCCTGAGGTGGAGTTCAGAGACTCTACAAGCCAAGGAGCAGGCCCTGACCCTGGCCTCCTGAAGATGCTCTCTCAGGCAGCCCCCTCCCCCTTCTGGGTCCCCTCTTTAGGAGCATCCTCCTGTCTGTGTACCTGCCCGTCCAAAGAAATCCTTGCCCTTCCCCTGCACCTAGCCCTTTCTTTTCTCAGgactccccctccctccttcctactATTCTTGAAGCagttaaagaaaagaataaagttttAATTCATGAAAAACAGGAGTTTGTGATGTTTGAGGGTGGAGGGGGAcctttgggggggtggggtgaatGAGTTGGGTTGTCAGAAAGGCAAGCCTAATGGGGGGACATCTCCCCCAGCCTTCTCTGCCACCCTGGGAGCTCCCCTGGAGTTGGCCTGGCCCCAACCCCAACTGCCTTCTCTTTTTTCTGCACCCACACCCTCTCTCTCTGACCTCATAATCACTCAGTCACAGTCTCAGACCCCACCCAGGATCCTGCTGGTTAACCACAGGGGCCTGTGCTGCCCAGCCCACTTCTGCCCCCAGGCCAGCTTATGGGCCCTAGTCCACTCTGCTGTTCCACTCCTCGGCCCCTACCCATGACCCGCAGACCTTGAGTTCTGTATGGCTCTTCAGACCCTTGCAAGAGGCAGAAAAGTCAAAGAGGATGTTCATTATCATCAAGTATGGAGGTGAGGGGCAGGACCCAGGGGGGCTTCAGGGCCAGCAGGCCCTCTGTGCAGTAAGTCAGCGACACTCAGCCAGCTCCTTGTCTCCCCCTCCTGCTCAGCCCTCTGCCCCCCGCCCCGTCTTCCCAAATCGGGGCTCAGATGCCCCGCCACCCCCTATGTCTTCCAGATAACCAGCAATTTCTGGTCAACACTAACTGTTCCGTCCTGCTCCTCTTGCACTACATCCGCCACAAGATGGGACTGAAGAATTCAGGTGAGAAGCTCAGCACCCCCTCCTGGGCCCCAGAGGGAGGCCCCTCCCTTGGGACCTCTGAAGTCTCCCTCTGCTTCCCACAGAACTCATTGACCTTTGTGATGAAGCTGGAAGTCTGAAGTTGCTATTTCTGGTTAAGTTTCCTGGGGAATCCGCCACCAAGTTCTTCCAGAGCAGAAATAGCTACTACATTTGTAAGGTAGAACGTGGGATTCCAGGTATGAGCTTGGGGGTCCCCCAGATCATTCTCTCCCCCTATCTTGC
This window harbors:
- the CXHXorf65 gene encoding uncharacterized protein CXorf65 homolog isoform X2, whose protein sequence is MFIIIKYGDNQQFLVNTNCSVLLLLHYIRHKMGLKNSELIDLCDEAGSLKLLFLVKFPGESATKFFQSRNSYYICKVERGIPDALKSQCDFLEKSRIKMLRGQDSKKISPIDSYMNISSKTLGRIGATGIAEEEPTTRRGASLKGKAESSKRDKHR
- the IL2RG gene encoding cytokine receptor common subunit gamma, encoding MKVKLRSQSKQSSSPRMFLLLALLGMSIGLDTLTAQRSQDTMTNPEPLPMVQCWVFNVEFMNCTWDGSSGPQSTNLSLYYWYRDPPKECSHYLFAGAITSGCWIGSEDIDIYDNFNVELRAPGRHFKQEMKLKDLVIPWAPDNLTVSSVNDSQLELSWTGSYKAICLQHLVQYKSDIDSSWTEQAVHQMQQFVLPSVDEHKLYTFRVRSRFSPYCGSAKEWSPWSPVVQWGSKSPRDQPSLTLLETVLVPVGLLTGFIFLIAMLTRLERVWVILMPRIPTLKNLDDLLTTHQGNFSTWSGVSKGLAESLQPDYSERLCLVSELPQKAGAQTEGSGGSPGSQHSPYWTPPPCYNPDPEQP